The Lusitaniella coriacea LEGE 07157 DNA segment CCTCCGGGCCCTTGAACGACCATTGTAGTGTCTTCTGAGCTTTCCACTTCAACGCTGAGGAAGTCGAAGAAAGCGGTTAGGGTTAGGGTGTGATCGGGGGGACGATCGATGAAGCCCACGCAGGGCCCTGTTGCGGTTTCGTCTCGGTTACTGGCACTTCTTGCGGGTAGCGATCCGCCACTGATGCCCCGAACGGAAATGGGATCGGGGGAAAATTGGGGGCTGACGGTGACGTTTTCAAAAATGGGGGGAGAGGGTTGCGCGATCGCGCGTCCCCCATTCAAAAATCCGCTAGCAATCCCTCCCAGGGCAACGAGCGCAAGCGGGTAGCTGAGTTTCGAGGTTTTAGGATTGAGTGAACGATTCATAAGCTGTTTACGCAACGGATGATAAGGTGACGCTAAACGGTTGCCAATTGTTTCGCCGCAGCAATTAATTAAATTATTAATTAGTTGGATTGTGCTTGGGCTACGGCTTGTTGCAAGCGTTGTTTGTCGATCCCGCGCTGATGGAGTAAAAGCCAAGACTGCATTAGATCGGGACCTTGCAATTCTCCGGTTAAACCCGCCCGTAAGGATTTCATCACCATTCCTTTTTTGACTTTTTGCTCTTTGGTCACTCGATTGATGATGCTTTTGGCGTTTTCTTGACTGAATTGGGGGTAATTGTCCAACTCTTCGATAACGGCGCGGAGAATATCAGCAACGCCTTCCTGTTGGATTTGAGCGAGTCCTTTTTCATTAAACGCGAGGTCATCACCAAAAAGCAGGCGACTTTCTTCTATGGCATTGGGAAGACGGGTGAGACTGGGGGCAATAATTCGAGCAATTTCCTCTAACCAGTCGCGATCGCGTTCGAGATCGAATTCATATCCCGCTTCTTGCCAGTAGGGAACGAGCAAGTCAACAAGTTCTTCTGTGGGCATTCTACGAAGATATTGACTATTCAACCAATCGAGCTTGTCCCAGTCAAATTTTGCCCCTGCTTTGTTGACGCGATTGAGGTCAAATTGTTCTGCGGCTTCAGAAAGGGTGAAAATTTCTTGGGTAAAATCTGGGGGAGTCCAGCCCAAGAGAGTCATGTAGTTTGCAACCGCCTCTGGCATAAAGCCCATTTCCTTAAAATCGAAAATCGAGGTTACGCCATCTCGCTTCGAGAGTTTTTGACCTTTCTGATTCAAAATCAAGGGCGTGTGGGCAAATTCCGGTACTTTTGACCCCAAAGCTTCGTAGAGAAGGATTTGTTTGGCGGTATTGGCAATATGATCTTCACCGCGAATGACGTGGGTAATGGTCATATCTACATCATCCACGACTACGGCGAGGTTGTAGAGGGGTTGTCCGAAGGGTTCTTCACCACCGGATGCCCGCGCAATAACCATATCGCCCCCTAAATCTCTTCCTTTCCAGGAGACTTTTCCCCGAACGTTATCGTCCCAAACAATCGCGCGATCGTCGTCAATCATAAAGCGAATCACGGGTTTGCGTCCTTGTGCGGCAAATTCTTCCCGTTGTTGAGGGGTGAGGTTGCGGTGACGGTTGTCGTAGCGAGGGGCTTCTTTTCTCGCTTTTTGCGCTTCCCGCATTTCGGTTAATTCTTCTGGGGTGCAATAGCAGGGATAAGCAAGCCCTTTATCTAAAAGAGTCTGAACCGCTTGGCGATAGAGATCGAGACGCTGGGATTGGAAGAAAGGGCCTTCCTGCCAATTGAGTCCCAACCAAGTGAGTCCATCCAGGATGTTTTGAGTGAATTCCGGACGCGATCGCTCGGTATCGGTATCTTCAATCCGCAAGATGAATTGACCCCCGTGGCGACGGGCAAACAGCCAATTAAAAACGGCGGTTCGGGCGGTTCCGATATGGAGGTTTCCGGTGGGACTCGGTGCAATACGAACTCTAACGGTCATTTCAGTTATCAGTTATCAATTATCAGTGATCGGTTATCAGCGACCTACGAGCGCGATCGCGCCCGGCCTTAGCTTTGATTATCGCCGATCGCGTACTCGAAATACGTTCGCTGTGCTTTATAGAAAATATCGAAAATTATGCGACACATCAATCTCACCGTGTCCCCGTTTCTCCGGGTCACCGTGTCCATCCCAGGTGACAAACTCATAAACCATTTTATCTTACGGGACTGACGGGATTCGAACCCGCAACTTCCGCCGTGACAGGGCGGTGCTCTAACCAGTTGAACTACAGTCCCAATTTGAGCCGAACATAACTATAGCGCA contains these protein-coding regions:
- the gltX gene encoding glutamate--tRNA ligase; the protein is MTVRVRIAPSPTGNLHIGTARTAVFNWLFARRHGGQFILRIEDTDTERSRPEFTQNILDGLTWLGLNWQEGPFFQSQRLDLYRQAVQTLLDKGLAYPCYCTPEELTEMREAQKARKEAPRYDNRHRNLTPQQREEFAAQGRKPVIRFMIDDDRAIVWDDNVRGKVSWKGRDLGGDMVIARASGGEEPFGQPLYNLAVVVDDVDMTITHVIRGEDHIANTAKQILLYEALGSKVPEFAHTPLILNQKGQKLSKRDGVTSIFDFKEMGFMPEAVANYMTLLGWTPPDFTQEIFTLSEAAEQFDLNRVNKAGAKFDWDKLDWLNSQYLRRMPTEELVDLLVPYWQEAGYEFDLERDRDWLEEIARIIAPSLTRLPNAIEESRLLFGDDLAFNEKGLAQIQQEGVADILRAVIEELDNYPQFSQENAKSIINRVTKEQKVKKGMVMKSLRAGLTGELQGPDLMQSWLLLHQRGIDKQRLQQAVAQAQSN